A region from the Triticum urartu cultivar G1812 chromosome 1, Tu2.1, whole genome shotgun sequence genome encodes:
- the LOC125546321 gene encoding zealexin A1 synthase-like isoform X1 codes for MEGWLSLSFLALLTLLVIWLVKLSVGKSKPARKQLPPGPWTLPIIGSLHHVAGALPHRTLMQLSRRHGQLMHLMLGEVPAVVVSSPEAAALVMKTNDLVFAGRPRGVTLDIFSSGGRGIAFAPYGDHLRQMRKVCVMELLSSTQVKRMEGIRAEEVGSLLRDITAAASTGHTINVSEKVMALSNDVVTRAVFGGKFSQQGEYLCELDKAFKLLGGFCLVDLFPSSRLVRWLSNGERQMKKSCGRMQRIISEIIDERKSARAAGVGVSGTDDEDLLDVLLRLQKDDSLEFPLTTETVCAVLFDMFAGATETTSTTLAWAMSELGRSPEIMAKAQQEVWEVLGEGRSVITNNDLGKLHYMQMVIKETLRMHPPISLIPRSAREDCTVMGYDIPKGTNIYINAVAISQDPKNWDNPREFRPERFENINLNYNGTYFEFIPFGAGRRQCPGIQFGSSVMEMALTNFLYHFNWRLPDGSSLVSFDMSEKFGLAVSRRYDLQLRAIPHVWSKMSK; via the exons ATGGAGGGGTGGCTAAGCCTGTCTTTCCTAGCCCTACTTACGCTCCTGGTGATTTGGCTTGTCAAGCTCTCGGTTGGCAAGAGCAAGCCGGCCAGGAAGCAGCTGCCTCCTGGGCCATGGACTCTCCCGATCATCGGCAGTCTCCACCACGTCGCCGGCGCCCTCCCACACCGCACGCTGATGCAGCTGTCTCGCCGGCATGGGCAGCTGATGCACCTCATGCTGGGCGAGGTCCCCGCGGTCGTCGTGTCCAGCCCTGAAGCGGCGGCGCTGGTGATGAAGACCAACGACCTCGTGTTCGCGGGCCGGCCGCGCGGCGTGACGCTGGACATCTTCAGCAGCGGCGGCAGGGGCATCGCCTTTGCCCCCTACGGCGACCATCTGCGCCAGATGCGCAAGGTCTGCGTCATGGAGCTCCTCAGCTCCACGCAGGTGAAACGCATGGAGGGTATCAGGGCCGAGGAGGTTGGCAGCCTCCTCCGCGACATCACGGCCGCTGCCTCGACCGGCCACACCATCAACGTCAGCGAGAAGGTGATGGCGCTCAGCAATGACGTGGTGACCAGGGCAGTTTTTGGCGGGAAGTTCTCACAGCAGGGCGAGTACCTCTGCGAGTTGGACAAGGCGTTTAAGCTGCTGGGCGGCTTCTGTCTCGTCGATCTCTTCCCATCGTCGAGGTTGGTAAGGTGGCTGAGCAATGGCGAGCGCCAGATGAAGAAGAGCTGTGGCCGTATGCAGCGCATCATTTCAGAGATCATCGATGAGCGCAAATCCGCACGAGCTGCTGGCGTTGGCGTCTCCGGCACTGACGACGAGGATCTGCTGGACGTGCTGCTCAGGCTGCAGAAGGATGACTCTTTGGAATTCCCTCTAACCACAGAGACTGTTTGCGCCGTCTTGTTT GATATGTTTGCAGGTGCCACGGAGACCACATCAACTACTTTGGCGTGGGCTATGTCAGAGCTTGGGCGGAGTCCTGAAATCATGGCTAAGGCACAACAAGAAGTATGGGAGGTTCTTGGTGAAGGCCGATCTGTCATTACTAATAACGACCTCGGTAAACTCCACTACATGCAGATGGTCATCAAGGAAACCCTTAGGATGCATCCACCAATTTCTCTAATCCCACGATCAGCTAGAGAGGATTGCACAGTTATGGGGTATGACATCCCTAAAGGCACCAATATATACATTAATGCCGTTGCAATTTCTCAAGATCCGAAAAACTGGGACAACCCTAGAGAGTTTAGGCCAGagaggtttgagaacatcaactTAAATTACAATGGAACATACTTTGAATTCATTCCCTTTGGAGCTGGGCGACGGCAGTGCCCCGGGATCCAGTTTGGCTCGTCGGTCATGGAGATGGCATTAACAAACTTTCTATATCACTTCAACTGGAGACTTCCTGATGGTTCTAGCCTTGTTTCATTTGATATGTCCGAGAAGTTTGGGTTGGCTGTAAGCAGAAGGTATGACCTGCAACTCAGAGCTATTCCACATGTGTGGTCCAAGATGTCGAAGTGA
- the LOC125546321 gene encoding desmethyl-deoxy-podophyllotoxin synthase-like isoform X2, producing the protein MEGWLSLSFLALLTLLVIWLVKLSVGKSKPARKQLPPGPWTLPIIGSLHHVAGALPHRTLMQLSRRHGQLMHLMLGEVPAVVVSSPEAAALVMKTNDLVFAGRPRGVTLDIFSSGGRGIAFAPYGDHLRQMRKVCVMELLSSTQVKRMEGIRAEEVGSLLRDITAAASTGHTINVSEKVMALSNDVVTRAVFGGKFSQQGEYLCELDKAFKLLGGFCLVDLFPSSRLVRWLSNGERQMKKSCGRMQRIISEIIDERKSARAAGVGVSGTDDEDLLDVLLRLQKDDSLEFPLTTETVCAVLFVSISLNFRICLQVPRRPHQLLWRGLCQSLGGVLKSWLRHNKKYGRFLVKADLSLLITTSVNSTTCRWSSRKPLGCIHQFL; encoded by the exons ATGGAGGGGTGGCTAAGCCTGTCTTTCCTAGCCCTACTTACGCTCCTGGTGATTTGGCTTGTCAAGCTCTCGGTTGGCAAGAGCAAGCCGGCCAGGAAGCAGCTGCCTCCTGGGCCATGGACTCTCCCGATCATCGGCAGTCTCCACCACGTCGCCGGCGCCCTCCCACACCGCACGCTGATGCAGCTGTCTCGCCGGCATGGGCAGCTGATGCACCTCATGCTGGGCGAGGTCCCCGCGGTCGTCGTGTCCAGCCCTGAAGCGGCGGCGCTGGTGATGAAGACCAACGACCTCGTGTTCGCGGGCCGGCCGCGCGGCGTGACGCTGGACATCTTCAGCAGCGGCGGCAGGGGCATCGCCTTTGCCCCCTACGGCGACCATCTGCGCCAGATGCGCAAGGTCTGCGTCATGGAGCTCCTCAGCTCCACGCAGGTGAAACGCATGGAGGGTATCAGGGCCGAGGAGGTTGGCAGCCTCCTCCGCGACATCACGGCCGCTGCCTCGACCGGCCACACCATCAACGTCAGCGAGAAGGTGATGGCGCTCAGCAATGACGTGGTGACCAGGGCAGTTTTTGGCGGGAAGTTCTCACAGCAGGGCGAGTACCTCTGCGAGTTGGACAAGGCGTTTAAGCTGCTGGGCGGCTTCTGTCTCGTCGATCTCTTCCCATCGTCGAGGTTGGTAAGGTGGCTGAGCAATGGCGAGCGCCAGATGAAGAAGAGCTGTGGCCGTATGCAGCGCATCATTTCAGAGATCATCGATGAGCGCAAATCCGCACGAGCTGCTGGCGTTGGCGTCTCCGGCACTGACGACGAGGATCTGCTGGACGTGCTGCTCAGGCTGCAGAAGGATGACTCTTTGGAATTCCCTCTAACCACAGAGACTGTTTGCGCCGTCTTGTTTGTGAGTATTTCTCTTAATTTCAG GATATGTTTGCAGGTGCCACGGAGACCACATCAACTACTTTGGCGTGGGCTATGTCAGAGCTTGGGCGGAGTCCTGAAATCATGGCTAAGGCACAACAAGAAGTATGGGAGGTTCTTGGTGAAGGCCGATCTGTCATTACTAATAACGACCTCGGTAAACTCCACTACATGCAGATGGTCATCAAGGAAACCCTTAGGATGCATCCACCAATTTCTCTAA